The following coding sequences are from one Lolium rigidum isolate FL_2022 chromosome 6, APGP_CSIRO_Lrig_0.1, whole genome shotgun sequence window:
- the LOC124665225 gene encoding heavy metal-associated isoprenylated plant protein 35-like codes for MAAEPVEYQVLVLRVSIHCEGCKKKVKKVLQHVDGVFRCDIDGRRNRVTVTASRKIDAGVLIARLHKSGKHAEPWPEEPKQEQPAESQSQETKNPADDASKPNEAAEKPAPEAAEEPSSAQPPAPEPEKTSEETPPPAEEKKEADETKTETAQQQPREETGEAKQHQQQQQHNHHDKPIDARVTMVFDDVRGRGGYGYGSQYQNYMPATRQPPVHVMSYNQARPMASASYYAAAPMPTSAPAPMPMPMPMPMSRPGPSQGGYIDEYAPPNYYGRPAPPSYEPYSYYPETQPSPYRHQRSADEDYYYGAPSLPPQRSAFSPPRDAYGDMFNDENANSCSVM; via the exons ATGGCGGCAGAACCTGTTGAGTACCAG GTTCTGGTGCTAAGGGTGTCCATCCATTGTGAAGGATGCAAGAAGAAGGTGAAGAAAGTGCTCCAACACGTTGATG GCGTGTTCAGATGCGACATCGACGGCCGTAGAAACAGGGTCACGGTCACAGCCTCTAGAAAGATCGACGCTGGCGTCCTCATCGCGAGGCTGCACAAGTCTGGCAAGCATGCTGAGCCATGGCCCGAGGAGCCCAAGCAAGAGCAACCTGCAGAGAGCCAAAGCCAAGAAACCAAGAACCCCGCCGATGATGCCAGCAAGCCTAACGAAGCCGCCGAGAAGCCGGCTCCCGAAGCCGCCGAAGAGCCCAGTAGCGCCCAGCCTCCGGCGCCGGAACCCGAGAAGACCAGCGAAGAGACCCCACCGCCGGCTGAAGAAAAGAAAGAGGCCGACGAAACCAAGACAGAGACAGCACAGCAACAACCCAGAGAGGAAACAGGGGAAGCCAagcagcaccagcagcagcagcagcataaTCATCATGACAAGCCGATCGACGCCAGGGTGACAATGGTGTTCGACGACGTCCGCGGCAGAGGCGGCTACGGCTACGGGAGCCAATACCAGAACTACATGCCAGCCACACGGCAGCCGCCGGTGCACGTCATGAGCTACAACCAGGCGAGGCCGATGGCGAGCGCGTCGTACTACGCCGCCGCACCGATGCCGACGTCGGCGCCGGCGCCCATGCCGATGCCCATGCCCATGCCGATGTCGAGGCCTGGGCCGTCCCAGGGAGGCTACATAGACGAGTACGCTCCACCGAATTACTACGGCCGGCCGGCGCCACCGTCGTACGAGCCTTACAGCTACTATCCTGAAACCCAGCCGTCTCCTTACCGGCATCAGCGTTCTGCGGACGAGGATTACTACTACGGggcgccgtcgctgccgccgcaGAGGAGCGCCTTCTCGCCGCCGCGGGACGCGTACGGCGACATGTTCAACGACGAGAATGCCAATTCTTGCAGCGTGATGTGA